From a single Nakaseomyces glabratus chromosome F, complete sequence genomic region:
- the MBR1 gene encoding Mbr1p (CAGL0F07513g~Ortholog(s) have role in aerobic respiration): MPQTMDELVLPLGRSASVLDVFERAVQDPCSLDIDEQDETDMLDRDYQGYDAYTGAPEPAADNSALVKDNSFVASICPSTGLDPLQEEEDALCEKECAQECAQECASDEQGKRKLARRASAASSTSCSYVSDTSSCQSVNDRVNVLNLDEPNKVKEQEYEFRNPFKEKNERQSAEGQDCTARPPMTPSARASVEEFKLRRTQTEPEFPIRPSVLSRRNTCNMLHQINTRSQSIQVGRSRAPSLRRISTNGNSITYGRSGVSIPMRSNSTIPARSNSTTFMSNNIIRERSNSATPVGDSPSRTYSRGSFGIPTHLYSLEKYVSSQLDALATKEYDSEAAKQVENQRELRNKRSNTVSYIGSSPFNRTRSNTESSFGANQNPPIRCGNARKKSFIELSLENSFAS, translated from the coding sequence ATGCCCCAAACCATGGATGAGTTAGTCTTGCCACTAGGTCGCTCCGCTTCCGTGCTGGATGTGTTCGAAAGAGCAGTCCAGGACCCTTGCTCCTTGGACATAGACGAGCAGGATGAAACTGACATGCTCGACCGCGACTACCAGGGCTATGACGCGTACACTGGCGCGCCCGAGCCCGCCGCGGACAACAGCGCGCTGGTGAAGGACAATAGCTTTGTCGCATCGATCTGTCCCAGCACTGGACTGGACCCCTTgcaagaggaagaggacGCACTGTGCGAGAAGGAGTGTGCCCAGGAGTGTGCCCAGGAGTGTGCTTCGGATGAGCAAGGGAAGAGGAAGTTGGCGCGGAGGGCCTCCGCTGCGTCAAGCACCTCTTGCTCGTACGTCTCGGACACCTCGTCCTGCCAATCAGTCAACGACAGGGTGAACGTATTGAACCTGGATGAGCCGAACAAAGTGAAAGAGCAAGAGTATGAGTTCCGCAACCCGTTTAAGGAGAAGAATGAGCGGCAATCCGCTGAGGGACAGGACTGCACTGCTAGGCCTCCCATGACACCATCTGCTCGCGCTTCTGTGGAGGAGTTCAAGCTGCGGAGGACACAGACAGAACCTGAGTTTCCTATAAGGCCCTCGGTGCTGTCAAGGCGCAACACTTGCAATATGCTGCACCAAATTAACACCCGCTCGCAATCAATACAGGTCGGCAGATCAAGGGCACCCAGTCTAAGGCGCATTTCAACTAACGGAAACAGCATAACCTATGGTAGGAGCGGTGTGTCCATACCGATGCGGAGCAACAGTACCATACCCGCCAGAAGCAACAGCACTACTTTCATGAGCAACAATATCATTAGGGAAAGATCGAACTCTGCCACTCCGGTGGGTGATTCTCCGTCAAGAACTTATTCCCGTGGAAGTTTTGGCATCCCAACACACTTATATTCTCTTGAAAAATACGTATCTTCGCAACTAGACGCTTTAGCCACCAAGGAGTATGACAGCGAAGCCGCTAAACAAGTTGAGAACCAGCGCGAATTGAGAAATAAGCGGAGTAACACAGTTTCATACATTGGTAGCTCGCCTTTCAACAGAACTAGAAGTAATACAGAATCGTCCTTCGGAGCAAATCAAAATCCTCCCATAAGATGTGGGAATGCTAGGAAAAAATCTTTCATCGAGCTTTCCTTAGAGAATTCCTTTGCTAGTTAA
- the YJU3 gene encoding acylglycerol lipase (CAGL0F07535g~Ortholog(s) have acylglycerol lipase activity, serine hydrolase activity, role in triglyceride metabolic process and endoplasmic reticulum, lipid droplet, mitochondrial outer membrane, plasma membrane localization) → MAEYPYKLRTKEPELKYEEFNGAKFAYVLWPSEGAPKARVLLVHGFGEYTKINHRLMDHLALAGYESFTFDQRGAGLTSPGKQKGITNEYHTFNDLDHFVAKNLLECKEKDIPLFLWGHSMGGGIILNYASKGKHRDQVSGYIASGPLIILHPHSSPNKITQWLSPVLAKCLTKTRIDTGLDLEGITSDPRYRKFLENDKPMSVPLYGSFGQIYDFLERGKRLYNDQDGFVSRKYPRDKPLFIQHGKDDTINDPQGSQKYYDMCPAQDKTLRIYDHARHSILSLEKDELFAPIFNDLQAWLDEHSQARIKSKL, encoded by the coding sequence ATGGCTGAATATCCATACAAGTTAAGGACGAAAGAGCCGGAGTTGAAATACGAGGAGTTTAACGGTGCTAAGTTTGCGTATGTGTTGTGGCCATCGGAGGGAGCACCGAAGGCTAGAGTGTTATTGGTGCATGGGTTTGGCGAGTACACAAAGATCAACCACCGGCTGATGGACCACCTTGCATTGGCAGGTTACGAGTCATTTACGTTTGACCAGAGAGGTGCCGGCTTGACCTCCCCGGGCAAACAGAAGGGTATCACCAACGAGTACCACACTTTCAATGACCTGGACCACTTTGTCGCGAAGAACCTGCTGGAGTGCAAAGAGAAGGACATTCCGCTGTTTCTGTGGGGCCACTCCATGGGCGGCGGCATCATCCTCAACTACGCCAGCAAGGGCAAGCACAGAGACCAAGTGAGCGGGTACATTGCGTCGGGCCCGCTCATCATCCTGCACCCACACTCCTCGCCCAATAAGATCACCCAGTGGCTGTCGCCGGTGCTGGCCAAGTGTCTGACAAAGACGAGGATCGACACGGGCCTGGACCTCGAGGGCATCACCTCGGACCCGCGCTACCGCAAGTTCCTGGAGAACGACAAGCCCATGAGTGTGCCGCTGTATGGCAGCTTCGGCCAGATCTACGACTTCCTGGAGAGAGGCAAGCGGCTATACAACGATCAGGACGGGTTCGTCTCGCGCAAGTACCCAAGGGACAAGCCGCTGTTCATACAGCACGGCAAGGACGACACCATCAACGACCCACAGGGCTCGCAGAAGTACTACGACATGTGCCCTGCGCAGGATAAGACGCTCAGGATCTACGACCATGCTCGCCACAGCATCCTGTCCCTAGAGAAGGACGAACTGTTCGCTCCGATCTTCAACGACCTGCAAGCCTGGCTGGACGAACACTCGCAGGCTCGCATCAAGAGCAAATTGTGA
- the YJU2 gene encoding mRNA splicing protein YJU2 (CAGL0F07557g~Ortholog(s) have first spliceosomal transesterification activity, role in generation of catalytic spliceosome for first transesterification step and U2-type catalytic step 1 spliceosome localization), whose protein sequence is MSERKAINKYYPPDYDPVEAERIARSMSKKLKNANKSESTIRLMTPFSMRCTKCDEYISKSRKFNGKKKTLDEKYLDSIKIYRFTIRCPQCANPISFRTDPKSADYVMESGGVRNYVKRQEEEKKAQDETLEETLKRLAKEKEEEEELKQNKGKSEDKSKDKMALLEEKLAKLQQQQKDVKDLEQMIQNNKAKYETSNMLGKISKPKNNAKLEQQNLDAIAESAFAKFRSHNSISTNDDKSETTAVQNTDTFSQLQSRSNLPELKNTSMEAKQKPTKIKLKVKRNTLGIVKRQRK, encoded by the coding sequence ATGTCAGAGAGGAAAGCCATAAACAAATACTATCCACCGGACTATGATCCAGTAGAGGCTGAGCGTATTGCCCGGTCTATGAGCAAAAAACTCAAGAACGCCAATAAATCAGAAAGCACTATCAGACTTATGACACCGTTCAGCATGCGGTGCACCAAGTGCGATGAGTACATATCGAAGAGTCGGAAGTTCAAcggtaagaagaagacgCTGGATGAGAAGTACCTGGACTCCATCAAGATATACAGGTTTACCATACGATGTCCACAGTGTGCTAATCCGATCTCCTTCAGGACCGACCCTAAGAGTGCGGACTACGTGATGGAGTCCGGTGGTGTAAGGAATTACGTAAAACGACAAgaggaagagaagaagGCACAGGACGAGACCTTGGAAGAAACTTTAAAGCGGCTGGCCaaggaaaaggaagaagaagaagaattgaaacAGAACAAGGGCAAATCAGAAGATAAGTCTAAGGACAAAATGGCATTACTCGAAGAAAAACTAGCTAAGttgcaacaacaacagaagGATGTCAAGGATCTAGAACAGatgattcaaaataataaagcaAAATATGAAACTTCGAACATGCTAGGTAAGATAAGCAAACCGAAAAATAACGCAAAGCTAGAGCAACAAAATCTAGATGCAATTGCGGAATCTGCGTTTGCCAAATTTAGGAGCCATAATTCGATAAGTACGAATGACGACAAATCTGAAACGACAGCGGTCCAAAACACTGATACATTCTCACAATTACAATCACGATCAAATTTGCCAGAGTTGAAAAATACATCTATGGAAGCAAAACAAAAGCCAACGAAGATCAAACTCAAAGTGAAAAGGAATACACTAGGGATAGTCAAGAGACAACGAAAGTGA
- the CWP1.2 gene encoding CWP1.2 (CAGL0F07579g~Putative GPI-linked cell wall protein), producing MQFTTAFSVALIAMAKLALADSQAFGLLAIHSGSPVQNTPVNSENGALVLKSGGSFAGTVTDAGKLKFSDNTYAVVNSDGSIKTGSESEGTSGFALSGSHLTYKGNSGFFAIPSGSEYKFSTAQGTGAIDIVISPRSTKDGSVVADFTPAGSASSAASSAKPSSAAASSAAPTKAAISQINDGQIQAQTTNGAAKAAAGMGAGAIAAIAMLL from the coding sequence atgCAATTCACTACCGCTTTCTCTGTTGCTTTGATCGCCATGGCCAAGTTGGCTCTTGCTGACTCCCAAGCCTTCGGTTTGTTGGCTATCCACTCTGGTTCTCCAGTCCAAAACACCCCAGTTAACTCTGAAAACGGTGCTTTGGTCTTGAAGTCCGGTGGTTCTTTCGCTGGTACCGTCACTGACGCTGGTAAGTTGAAGTTCTCTGACAACACCTACGCTGTCGTCAACTCTGACGGTTCCATCAAGACCGGTTCTGAATCCGAAGGTACCTCTGGTTTCGCTCTAAGCGGTAGCCACTTGACCTACAAGGGTAACTCTGGTTTCTTCGCCATCCCATCTGGTTCTGAATACAAGTTCTCCACTGCTCAAGGTACTGGTGCTATTGACATTGTCATCTCCCCAAGATCCACCAAGGACGGTTCCGTTGTTGCTGACTTCACCCCAGCTGGCTCTGCTTCCTCTgctgcttcttctgctaAGCCATCTTCCGCTgctgcttcttctgctgCCCCAACCAAGGCTGCTATCTCTCAAATCAACGACGGTCAAATCCAAGCTCAAACCACTAACGGTGCTGCTAAGGCTGCCGCTGGTATGGGTGCTGGTGCCATCGCTGCCATCGCTATGTTGTTGTAA
- the CWP1.1 gene encoding CWP1.1 (CAGL0F07601g~GPI-linked cell wall protein): MQFTTAFSVALIAMAKLALADSQAFGLLAIHSGSPVQNTPVDSQNGALVLKTGGSFAGTVTDAGKLKFSDNTYAVVNSDGSIKTGSESEGTSGFALSGSHLTYKGNSGFFAIPSGSEYKFSTAQGTGAIDIVISPRSTKDGSVVADFTPAGSASSAASSAKPSSAAASSAAPTKAAISQIGDGQIQATSTIHQQTTNGAAKAAAGMGAGAIAAIAMLL, from the coding sequence atgcaattCACTACCGCTTTCTCTGTTGCTTTGATCGCCATGGCCAAGTTGGCTCTTGCTGACTCCCAAGCCTTCGGTTTGTTGGCTATCCACTCTGGTTCTCCAGTCCAAAACACCCCAGTTGACTCTCAAAACGGTGCTTTGGTCTTGAAGACCGGTGGTTCTTTCGCTGGTACCGTCACTGACGCTGGTAAGTTGAAGTTCTCTGACAACACCTACGCTGTCGTCAACTCTGACGGTTCCATCAAGACCGGTTCTGAATCCGAAGGTACTTCTGGTTTCGCTCTAAGCGGTAGCCACTTGACCTACAAGGGTAACTCTGGTTTCTTCGCCATCCCATCTGGTTCTGAATACAAGTTCTCCACTGCTCAAGGTACTGGTGCTATTGACATTGTCATCTCCCCAAGATCCACCAAGGACGGTTCCGTTGTTGCTGACTTCACCCCAGCTGGCTCTGCTTCCTCTgctgcttcttctgctaAGCCATCTTCCGCTgctgcttcttctgctgCCCCAACCAAGGCTGCTATCTCTCAAATCGGTGACGGTCAAATCCAAGCTACCTCCACCATCCACCAACAAACCACCAACGGTGCTGCTAAGGCTGCTGCTGGTATGGGTGCTGGTGCCATCGCTGCCATCGCTATGTTGTTGTAA